One part of the Paroedura picta isolate Pp20150507F chromosome 5, Ppicta_v3.0, whole genome shotgun sequence genome encodes these proteins:
- the FBXL14 gene encoding F-box/LRR-repeat protein 14: protein METHISCLFPELLAMIFGYLEVRDKGRVAQVCTAWRDAAYHRSVWRGVEAKLHLRRANPSLFPSLAARGIRRVQILSLRRSLSYVIQGMAEIESLNLSGCYNLTDNGLGHAFVAEIGSLRSLNLSLCKQITDSSLGRIAQYLKGLEVLELGGCSNITNTGLLLIAWGLQRLKSLNLRSCRHLSDVGIGHLAGMTRSAAEGCLGLEQLTLQDCQKLSDLSLKHLARGLTRLRQLNLSFCGGISDAGLLYLSHMSSLRTLNLRSCDNISDTGIMHLAMGSLRLSGLDVSFCDKVGDQSLAYIAQGLDGLRSLSLCSCHISDEGINRMVRQMHGLRTLNIGQCVRITDKGLELIAEHLSQLTGIDLYGCTRITKRGLERITQLPCLKVLNLGLWQMTESEKVR, encoded by the coding sequence ATGGAGACGCACATCTCGTGCCTGTTCCCGGAGCTGCTGGCCATGATCTTCGGCTACCTGGAGGTGCGGGACAAGGGCCGGGTGGCGCAGGTGTGCACGGCCTGGCGCGACGCCGCCTACCACCGCTCGGTGTGGCGGGGCGTGGAGGCCAAGCTGCACCTGCGGCGGGCCAACCCGTCGCTCTTCCCCAGCCTGGCGGCGCGGGGCATCCGGCGAGTGCAGATCCTGTCGCTGCGGCGCAGCCTGAGCTACGTGATCCAGGGCATGGCGGAGATCGAGAGCCTCAACCTGAGCGGCTGCTACAACCTCACCGACAACGGGCTGGGCCACGCCTTCGTGGCCGAGATCGGCTCGCTGCGGTCGCTCAACTTAAGCCTGTGCAAGCAGATCACCGACAGCAGCCTCGGCCGCATCGCCCAGTACCTCAAGGGCCTGGAGGTGCTGGAGCTGGGCGGCTGCAGCAACATCACCAACACGGGCCTCTTGCTCATCGCCTGGGGCCTGCAGCGCCTCAAAAGCCTCAACTTGCGCTCCTGCCGACACCTCTCCGATGTGGGCATCGGGCACCTGGCGGGCATGACGCGCAGCGCAGCTGAGGGCTGCCTGGGTTTGGAGCAGCTCACCTTGCAGGACTGCCAGAAGCTCAGCGACCTCTCCCTCAAGCATCTGGCCCGGGGACTCACTCGGCTGCGCCAGCTCAACCTCAGCTTCTGTGGGGGGATCTCCGACGCAGGGCTGCTGTACCTGTCGCACATGAGCAGCCTGCGCACCCTCAACTTGCGTTCCTGTGACAACATCAGCGACACAGGTATCATGCACCTGGCAATGGGCAGCTTGCGCCTCTCTGGCTTGGATGTCTCTTTCTGTGACAAAGTGGGGGACCAGAGCCTGGCGTACATTGCGCAGGGCCTGGACGGGTTGCGTTCGCTCTCCCTTTGCTCCTGCCACATTAGCGACGAAGGCATCAACCGCATGGTGCGCCAAATGCACGGACTGCGCACTCTCAACATCGGCCAGTGTGTCCGGATCACCGACAAGGGCTTGGAGCTTATCGCTGAGCACCTCAGCCAGTTGACTGGCATTGACCTCTACGGCTGCACCCGCATCACGAAAAGGGGCCTGGAGCGCATCACTCAACTTCCCTGCCTCAAGGTGCTCAACCTAGGACTCTGGCAAATGACTGAGAGCGAGAAGGTCAGGTGA